A DNA window from Pseudomonas resinovorans NBRC 106553 contains the following coding sequences:
- a CDS encoding sigma-54-dependent Fis family transcriptional regulator: MKVDYKASEHHPTLKDLTDRVRFLGNEGKIWLDEQRMLLLQASAMGSFRRELVEMLGVERAKGLFLRLGYQSGLKDAELARKLRPDADAVEMFLTGPQLHSLKGMVKVEPISMNIDIENGQFYADLEWQNSYEVDNCQAEGMQSDQPVCWTLLGYAISYSSFFLGRQVLYKEVSCRGCGDSRCRIIGKPVEEWEDAGEFLRYFQSDPIIDELQALQVQVATMRQRLHEDAGQFYGIGQAPLYRRACTLIDKAAPGKASVLLLGETGVGKEVMARSLHLRSERAGAPFVALNCAAIPPDLIEAELFGVERGAYTGAQQSRMGRFERANGGTLFLDEVVELTPRAQASLLRVLQEEELERVGDSQTRKVDVRVVAATHEDLARAVKDGRFRADLYYRLNVYPVFIPSLRERKEDIPLLVEHFLSRLHDRYGKTTLGLSDRALEACLRYDWPGNIRELENLIERGVIITDANQSISADALFPHQSDEAQGIGLSSEGALVETCASVEPDWVTRLIDSGLSLDALEEALMQGAMKRAQNNVSEAARLLGMTRPALAYRLKKLPAEDASGQR; this comes from the coding sequence ATGAAAGTTGATTACAAGGCGTCGGAGCACCACCCGACCCTGAAGGACCTGACCGACCGGGTCCGCTTCCTCGGCAACGAGGGCAAGATCTGGCTCGACGAGCAACGCATGCTCCTGCTGCAGGCCTCCGCCATGGGCTCCTTCCGCCGCGAGCTGGTGGAGATGCTCGGCGTCGAGCGGGCCAAGGGCCTGTTCCTGCGCCTGGGCTACCAGTCGGGGCTGAAGGACGCCGAACTGGCGCGCAAGCTGCGCCCGGACGCCGACGCGGTGGAGATGTTCCTCACCGGCCCGCAGCTGCATTCGCTCAAGGGCATGGTCAAGGTCGAGCCGATTTCGATGAACATCGATATCGAGAACGGCCAGTTCTACGCCGACCTCGAGTGGCAGAACTCCTACGAGGTGGACAACTGCCAGGCCGAAGGCATGCAGTCCGACCAGCCGGTGTGCTGGACCCTGCTCGGCTACGCCATCAGCTATTCGTCGTTCTTCCTCGGCCGCCAGGTGCTCTACAAGGAAGTCAGTTGCCGTGGCTGCGGCGATTCCCGCTGCCGGATCATCGGCAAGCCGGTGGAGGAATGGGAGGACGCCGGCGAGTTCCTGCGCTACTTCCAGAGCGACCCGATCATCGACGAACTGCAAGCCCTGCAAGTGCAGGTGGCGACCATGCGCCAGCGCCTGCACGAGGACGCCGGACAGTTCTACGGCATCGGCCAGGCGCCGCTCTACCGCAGGGCCTGCACCCTGATCGACAAGGCCGCGCCGGGCAAGGCCTCGGTGCTGCTGCTCGGCGAAACCGGCGTGGGCAAGGAAGTCATGGCGCGCAGCCTGCACCTGCGCAGCGAGCGCGCCGGCGCGCCCTTCGTGGCGCTGAACTGCGCCGCCATTCCACCGGACCTGATCGAGGCCGAGCTGTTCGGTGTCGAGCGCGGCGCCTACACCGGCGCCCAGCAGTCGCGCATGGGCCGTTTCGAACGGGCCAACGGCGGCACCCTGTTCCTCGACGAAGTGGTGGAGCTCACGCCCCGCGCCCAGGCCAGCCTGCTGCGCGTGCTGCAGGAGGAAGAACTGGAGCGGGTGGGCGATTCGCAGACCCGCAAGGTGGACGTGCGGGTGGTGGCCGCCACCCACGAGGACCTGGCCCGCGCGGTGAAGGACGGCCGCTTCCGCGCCGACCTCTACTACCGGCTGAACGTCTACCCGGTGTTCATCCCCTCGCTGCGCGAGCGCAAGGAAGACATTCCGCTGCTGGTGGAGCACTTCCTCTCGCGCCTGCACGACCGCTACGGCAAGACCACCCTGGGGCTCTCCGACCGCGCCCTGGAAGCCTGCCTGCGCTACGACTGGCCGGGCAACATCCGCGAGCTGGAGAACCTGATTGAGCGCGGCGTGATCATCACCGACGCCAACCAGAGCATCAGCGCCGACGCCCTCTTCCCGCACCAGTCCGACGAAGCCCAGGGCATCGGCCTGTCCAGCGAGGGCGCACTGGTGGAGACCTGCGCCAGCGTCGAGCCGGACTGGGTCACCCGCCTGATCGACAGCGGCCTGAGCCTGGACGCGCTGGAGGAAGCCCTGATGCAGGGAGCGATGAAGCGGGCGCAGAACAACGTGTCGGAAGCCGCGCGCCTGCTCGGCATGACCCGCCCCGCCCTGGCCTACCGGCTGAAGAAACTGCCGGCCGAGGATGCCAGCGGCCAGCGCTGA
- the ispA gene encoding (2E,6E)-farnesyl diphosphate synthase: MIASYQARCQERVDTALEALFIPPLAPLERLYQAMRYSVMNGGKRVRPLLVYAACDALGGDAARADGAACAVELIHAYSLVHDDLPAMDDDDLRRGQPTTHIAFDEACAILAGDGLQALAFEVLADPERNPHDAETRLAMVASLGQAAGPAGMVGGQAIDLGSVGIKLDQRALETMHRHKTGALIEASVRLGALASGRADGASLAALRIYARAVGLAFQVQDDILDVESDTATLGKTQGKDQAHDKPTYPALLGMEQAKAYALDLRDQALAAVANLGEPAEPLRALARYIVERRS; encoded by the coding sequence ATGATCGCCAGCTACCAGGCCCGCTGCCAGGAGCGGGTGGATACTGCCCTCGAGGCCCTGTTCATCCCCCCGCTGGCGCCGCTGGAACGCCTTTACCAGGCCATGCGCTACAGCGTAATGAACGGCGGCAAACGGGTACGCCCGCTGCTGGTCTACGCCGCCTGCGACGCGCTGGGCGGCGATGCGGCGCGGGCCGATGGCGCGGCCTGTGCGGTGGAACTGATCCACGCTTATTCCCTGGTCCATGACGACCTGCCCGCCATGGACGACGACGACCTGCGCCGTGGTCAGCCCACCACCCATATCGCCTTCGATGAAGCCTGCGCCATCCTCGCCGGCGACGGCCTGCAAGCCCTGGCCTTCGAAGTGCTGGCCGACCCCGAGCGCAATCCCCACGACGCCGAGACCCGCCTGGCCATGGTTGCCAGCCTCGGCCAGGCCGCAGGCCCCGCCGGCATGGTGGGTGGCCAGGCCATCGACCTGGGTTCGGTGGGCATCAAGCTCGACCAGCGCGCCCTGGAAACCATGCACCGGCACAAGACCGGCGCCCTGATCGAAGCCAGCGTGCGCCTCGGCGCCCTGGCCAGCGGCCGCGCCGATGGCGCGTCCCTGGCGGCCCTGCGCATCTACGCCCGCGCCGTAGGCCTGGCCTTCCAGGTGCAGGACGACATCCTCGACGTGGAAAGCGACACCGCCACCCTGGGCAAGACCCAGGGCAAGGACCAGGCCCACGACAAGCCCACCTACCCCGCCCTGCTCGGCATGGAACAGGCCAAGGCCTACGCCCTCGACCTGCGCGACCAGGCCCTGGCCGCCGTCGCCAACCTCGGCGAGCCCGCCGAACCCCTGCGCGCCCTGGCCCGCTACATAGTCGAACGGCGCAGCTGA
- a CDS encoding phenol hydroxylase subunit: MSQSQPRFDQLPRYVRVRSEPDAAFVEFDFAIGYPDLFVELVLPQSAFAGFCESNRVQHMDAAMAAAVDADMEKWRYGESRDQAD; the protein is encoded by the coding sequence ATGAGCCAGTCACAACCCCGCTTCGATCAACTGCCGCGCTATGTCCGGGTGCGCAGCGAACCCGATGCCGCCTTCGTCGAGTTCGACTTCGCCATCGGCTACCCGGACCTCTTCGTCGAGCTGGTCCTGCCGCAGTCCGCCTTCGCCGGCTTCTGCGAGAGCAACCGGGTCCAGCACATGGATGCGGCGATGGCCGCGGCCGTCGACGCCGACATGGAGAAATGGCGCTACGGCGAGAGCCGCGACCAAGCCGACTGA
- a CDS encoding phosphatase PAP2 family protein, producing the protein MNELLHGLDWVLPLRSDTLTPLMHFFTLLGYEKFILFFLPLGYWAWNRSVFLRLLVLVAVTALLNAWLKDYWQDPRPDIALRMDHEVGDSFGLPSGHAQIAVVIWFWLAFELRRAWAWVVSGVVVAGIIFSRLYLGAHDVEDVIGGSLLGIATLLAFAQVRHWNWWAGAHGAWHQGLVLLVFLAAWLSWPGTAPSYVPLLAGLMAGVLLGFRQMRFSADVALWRRLLAATIGAVAFILLQKVLKQAGALWPLDPQLWQGLRGLAMGLFVAVAMPWTLVRLGLLAQEKAPEPETLAETIA; encoded by the coding sequence ATGAACGAACTGCTCCACGGCCTGGACTGGGTGCTGCCCCTGCGCAGCGACACCCTGACCCCGCTGATGCACTTCTTCACCCTGCTGGGCTACGAGAAATTCATCCTGTTCTTCCTGCCGCTCGGCTACTGGGCCTGGAACCGCAGCGTGTTCCTGCGCCTGCTGGTGCTGGTGGCGGTGACCGCCTTGCTCAATGCCTGGCTCAAGGACTACTGGCAGGACCCGCGTCCGGACATCGCCCTGCGCATGGACCATGAGGTGGGCGACAGCTTCGGCCTGCCCAGCGGCCATGCCCAGATAGCCGTGGTGATCTGGTTCTGGCTAGCCTTCGAGCTGCGCCGCGCCTGGGCCTGGGTGGTGAGTGGCGTGGTGGTGGCGGGGATCATCTTCAGCCGCCTGTACCTCGGTGCCCATGATGTGGAAGACGTGATCGGCGGCTCGCTGCTGGGCATCGCCACCCTGCTGGCCTTCGCCCAGGTGCGCCACTGGAACTGGTGGGCGGGTGCCCATGGCGCCTGGCACCAGGGGCTGGTGCTGCTGGTGTTCCTCGCCGCCTGGCTGAGCTGGCCGGGCACGGCGCCCAGCTACGTGCCGCTGCTGGCGGGGCTGATGGCCGGCGTGCTGCTGGGCTTCCGGCAGATGCGTTTCTCCGCCGACGTTGCGCTCTGGCGCCGCCTGCTGGCTGCCACTATCGGTGCCGTTGCTTTCATCCTGCTGCAGAAGGTGCTGAAGCAGGCCGGCGCGCTCTGGCCCCTGGACCCGCAGCTGTGGCAGGGCCTGCGTGGCCTGGCCATGGGCCTGTTCGTGGCGGTGGCCATGCCCTGGACCCTGGTACGCCTGGGCCTGCTGGCCCAGGAAAAAGCCCCGGAGCCGGAGACCCTGGCCGAGACGATCGCCTGA
- a CDS encoding carboxyl transferase domain-containing protein: protein MNRPITKLLIANRGEIAIRIARAAAELGIQSVAVYAEDDATALHPRKADFAVPLAGRGAAAYLDAAQLVDIARAQGCDAVHPGYGFLSENADFARRCEAAGIRFVGPSAEALELFGDKARARALAERCGLPLAAGSNRATTLEEARAFLAGGPIMLKALAGGGGRGMRPVREAAELDEAYARCQSEARAAFGNGDLYVERLIEQARHIEVQVLGDGERVSHLWERDCSLQRRQQKVLEIAPAPQLEPTLRQRILDAALTLASEARYRGIGTFEFLVDTAQGDFVFMEANPRIQVEHCITEAVTGVDLVQAQLLLAAGASLAELGLLEPAAPRGFAVQLRINLESMQADGSARPAGGVITAYEPSSGPGIRVDGHGYAGYATSTSYDSLLAKLIVQGEDLPAALRRAYRALCEFRLEGVASNIHFLQNLLGRAELAGGLDTRFIEREIGALLAPREQAHPHLFASAGSGGVARAEAVDAPPGCVPLNAPSQGVLVSLEVQVGDSVAPGQQVAVLEAMKMEFVVKATQGGIVRALPVTPGDSLFEGTALLYLEPAEVDGAAVASEESRDLAQIRADLAEVLERHAITTDARRPDAVAKRRKTGQRTTRENLDDLLDAGSFIEYGALALAAQRRRRSLDELIQQSPADGLVAGLGTVNAAQFGSEAARCMTIAYDYTVFAGTQGVMNHKKTDRMLGLAEQWRLPLVLFAEGGGGRPGDTDFVGVAGLDCHTFVGMARLSGLVPLVGVVSGRCFAGNAALLGCCDVIIATRNASIGMAGPAMIEGGGLGSFKAEEVGPTSVQGPNGVIDVLVEDEAEAVAVAKRYLSYFQGTLPDWQCADQRELRHAIPENRLRVYDIRALIGLLADQDSVLELRRQFAPGMITAFVRIEGKPFGLLANNPMHLGGAIDAQAGDKAARFMQLCDAFDIPLLSLCDTPGFMVGPDSEKQATVRHVSRMFVAAASLSVPFFTVVLRKGYGLGAQAMAAGSFHSALFTIAWPSGEFGAMGLEGAVRLGFAKELAAQEDPAERQKLFDKMVARAYQNGKAINMASFLEIDAVIDPAETRAWLLRGLNAAAKPAARDGKKRPFVDTW from the coding sequence GTGAACCGCCCCATCACCAAGCTGCTGATCGCCAACCGAGGCGAAATCGCCATCCGCATCGCCCGCGCCGCCGCCGAGCTGGGTATCCAGAGCGTCGCGGTGTACGCCGAGGACGACGCCACCGCCCTGCACCCGCGCAAGGCCGACTTCGCGGTACCGCTGGCCGGGCGCGGCGCGGCGGCCTACCTGGACGCCGCGCAACTGGTGGACATCGCCCGGGCCCAGGGCTGCGACGCGGTGCACCCCGGCTATGGCTTCCTCAGCGAAAACGCCGATTTCGCCCGCCGCTGCGAAGCCGCCGGCATTCGCTTCGTCGGTCCCTCGGCCGAAGCCCTGGAGCTGTTCGGCGACAAGGCCCGCGCCCGCGCCCTGGCCGAGCGTTGCGGCCTGCCCCTGGCCGCCGGCAGCAACCGCGCCACCACCCTGGAGGAGGCCCGCGCCTTTCTCGCGGGCGGCCCGATCATGCTCAAGGCCCTGGCCGGCGGCGGCGGTCGCGGCATGCGCCCGGTGCGCGAGGCGGCCGAGCTGGACGAGGCCTATGCGCGCTGCCAGTCGGAAGCCCGCGCCGCCTTCGGCAATGGAGACCTGTATGTCGAGCGGCTGATCGAGCAGGCCCGGCATATCGAGGTACAGGTGCTGGGCGATGGCGAGCGGGTCAGCCACCTGTGGGAGCGCGACTGCAGCCTGCAACGGCGCCAGCAGAAGGTCCTGGAGATCGCCCCGGCGCCGCAGCTGGAGCCGACCCTGCGCCAGCGCATCCTCGACGCGGCCCTGACATTGGCCAGCGAGGCGCGCTATCGCGGCATCGGCACCTTCGAATTCCTGGTGGACACGGCCCAAGGCGACTTCGTATTCATGGAGGCCAACCCGCGCATCCAGGTGGAGCATTGCATCACCGAGGCGGTCACCGGCGTCGACCTGGTGCAGGCGCAACTGCTTCTTGCCGCCGGCGCCAGCCTGGCCGAACTGGGTCTGCTGGAACCCGCCGCTCCGCGCGGCTTCGCCGTGCAGTTGCGGATCAACCTGGAAAGCATGCAGGCCGACGGCAGCGCCCGGCCGGCCGGTGGCGTGATCACCGCCTACGAACCCTCCAGCGGCCCCGGCATTCGCGTCGACGGCCATGGCTACGCCGGCTATGCCACCAGCACCAGCTACGACTCGCTGCTGGCCAAGCTGATCGTCCAGGGCGAGGACCTGCCCGCCGCCCTGCGCCGCGCCTACCGCGCCCTCTGCGAATTCCGCCTGGAAGGAGTGGCGAGCAATATCCACTTCCTGCAGAACCTGCTGGGCCGCGCGGAGCTGGCCGGTGGCCTGGACACCCGCTTTATCGAGCGGGAGATCGGCGCGCTGCTGGCGCCCCGCGAGCAGGCCCATCCGCATCTGTTCGCCAGTGCCGGCAGCGGCGGCGTGGCACGGGCCGAGGCCGTCGACGCACCGCCCGGCTGCGTACCGCTGAACGCCCCCAGCCAGGGTGTGCTGGTAAGCCTGGAGGTGCAGGTGGGCGATAGCGTCGCCCCCGGCCAGCAGGTGGCGGTGCTGGAAGCGATGAAGATGGAATTCGTGGTCAAGGCGACCCAGGGCGGCATCGTCCGCGCCTTGCCGGTGACACCCGGCGACAGCCTCTTCGAAGGCACCGCCCTGCTTTACCTGGAACCGGCCGAGGTGGATGGCGCGGCCGTCGCCAGCGAGGAGAGCCGCGACCTGGCGCAGATCCGCGCGGACCTCGCCGAGGTGCTGGAACGCCACGCCATCACCACCGACGCGCGCCGCCCTGACGCCGTGGCCAAGCGGCGCAAGACCGGCCAGCGCACCACCCGCGAGAACCTCGACGACCTGCTGGATGCGGGCAGCTTCATCGAGTACGGCGCCCTGGCCCTGGCGGCCCAGCGTCGTCGCCGCTCCCTGGACGAGCTGATCCAGCAGAGCCCGGCCGACGGCCTGGTGGCCGGCCTCGGCACGGTGAACGCGGCGCAGTTCGGTAGCGAAGCGGCCCGTTGCATGACCATCGCCTACGACTACACGGTGTTCGCCGGCACCCAGGGGGTGATGAACCACAAGAAGACCGACCGCATGCTCGGCCTCGCCGAGCAATGGCGCCTGCCGCTGGTGCTGTTCGCCGAAGGCGGCGGCGGCCGGCCGGGGGATACCGACTTCGTCGGCGTGGCCGGGCTCGACTGCCACACCTTCGTCGGCATGGCCCGGCTCTCCGGCCTGGTACCGCTGGTGGGGGTGGTGTCCGGCCGCTGCTTCGCCGGCAACGCGGCGCTGCTGGGCTGCTGCGATGTGATCATCGCCACCCGCAACGCGAGCATCGGCATGGCCGGCCCGGCGATGATCGAAGGCGGAGGCCTGGGCAGCTTCAAGGCCGAGGAAGTCGGGCCGACGTCGGTGCAGGGCCCCAACGGGGTGATCGACGTGCTGGTGGAGGACGAAGCCGAGGCGGTGGCCGTGGCCAAGCGCTACCTGTCCTACTTCCAGGGAACGCTGCCCGACTGGCAATGCGCCGACCAGCGCGAGCTGCGCCACGCCATTCCGGAGAACCGCCTGCGGGTCTATGACATCCGCGCGCTGATCGGCCTGCTCGCCGACCAGGACTCGGTGCTGGAGCTGCGCCGCCAGTTCGCCCCCGGCATGATCACCGCTTTCGTCCGTATCGAGGGCAAGCCCTTCGGCCTGCTGGCCAACAACCCCATGCACCTGGGCGGCGCCATCGACGCCCAGGCCGGCGACAAGGCCGCGCGCTTCATGCAGCTCTGCGATGCCTTCGACATCCCCTTGCTCTCGCTGTGCGACACCCCCGGCTTCATGGTCGGCCCGGACTCGGAGAAGCAGGCGACGGTGCGCCATGTCTCGCGCATGTTCGTGGCTGCCGCCAGCCTCTCGGTGCCCTTCTTCACGGTGGTGCTGCGCAAGGGCTACGGCCTCGGTGCCCAGGCCATGGCGGCGGGCAGTTTCCATTCCGCGCTGTTCACCATCGCCTGGCCCAGTGGCGAGTTCGGCGCCATGGGCCTGGAAGGCGCGGTGCGCCTGGGCTTTGCCAAGGAGCTGGCGGCCCAGGAGGACCCCGCCGAGCGGCAGAAGCTGTTCGACAAGATGGTGGCCAGGGCCTACCAGAACGGCAAGGCGATCAACATGGCCAGCTTCCTGGAGATAGACGCGGTGATCGACCCGGCGGAAACCCGCGCCTGGCTGCTGCGCGGCCTCAACGCGGCGGCGAAGCCGGCGGCGCGGGACGGCAAGAAACGGCCATTCGTGGATACCTGGTAA
- a CDS encoding exodeoxyribonuclease VII small subunit: MARKKATPDFEQSLADLQTLVERLESGELSLEDSLGAFEQGIRLTRECQAALNQAEQKVQILLERDGQLEEAPFDADEQA; this comes from the coding sequence ATGGCCCGCAAGAAAGCCACCCCCGATTTCGAACAGTCCCTCGCCGATCTGCAGACCCTGGTAGAACGCCTGGAGAGCGGCGAACTGTCCCTCGAGGATTCCCTCGGCGCCTTCGAGCAGGGCATCCGCCTGACCCGCGAATGCCAGGCCGCGCTGAACCAGGCCGAGCAGAAAGTGCAGATCCTGCTGGAGCGCGACGGCCAACTGGAAGAGGCCCCCTTCGACGCGGACGAACAGGCATGA
- a CDS encoding type II toxin-antitoxin system HicA family toxin, translated as MQSRHRRTLQAIFRTPTSASIVFADIEALVLHLGGQVHEREGSRVRLVLGEMQWRCHRPHPGKEAKRYQVEEAREFLQRAGVEP; from the coding sequence ATGCAGAGCCGCCATCGCAGAACGCTCCAGGCCATTTTCCGGACGCCCACCAGCGCATCCATCGTGTTCGCGGACATCGAGGCACTGGTCCTGCACCTCGGCGGGCAGGTACACGAACGGGAGGGCTCCCGCGTGAGGCTCGTGCTAGGGGAAATGCAATGGCGTTGCCACCGCCCGCATCCGGGCAAAGAGGCAAAGAGATACCAGGTGGAAGAAGCTCGCGAATTCCTTCAGCGAGCGGGGGTTGAACCATGA
- the dxs gene encoding 1-deoxy-D-xylulose-5-phosphate synthase — translation MPTTFHEIPRERPVTPLLDRAATPDQLRRLGEAELETLADELRQYLLYTVGKTGGHFGAGLGVVELTIALHYVYDTPDDRLVWDVGHQAYPHKILTGRREQMGSLRQKDGVAAFPRRVESPYDTFGVGHSSTSISAALGMAIAARMQGSNRKSIAVIGDGALTAGMAFEALNHASDVQADMLVILNDNDMSISRNVGGLSNYLAKILSSRTYASMREGSKKVLSRLPGAWEIARRTEEYAKGMLVPGTLFEELGWNYIGPIDGHDLPTLVATLRNMRDLKGPQFLHVVTKKGKGFAPAEVDPIGYHAITKLDPINTSAAPKKASGPKYSSVFGQWLCDMAGQDPRLVGITPAMKEGSDLVAFSERFPDRYFDVAIAEQHAVTLAAGMACDGAKPVVAIYSTFLQRGYDQLIHDVAVQNLDVLFAIDRAGLVGEDGPTHAGSFDLSYLRCIPGMLVMTPSDENELRLLLTTGYHFEGPAAVRYPRGSGPNAAIERELAPVQIGKGVVRRQGAKVALLVFGVQLAEALQVAEGLDATVVDMRFVKPLDEALVRELAGSHDLLVTIEENSVMGGAGAAVSEFLARENLQKPILHLGLPDYYVEHAKPAEMLAECGLDAAGIDASVRARMALLGL, via the coding sequence ATGCCCACGACGTTCCACGAGATTCCCCGCGAACGCCCCGTCACGCCGCTGCTCGACCGCGCGGCGACGCCGGATCAACTGCGCCGGCTCGGCGAAGCGGAGCTGGAGACCCTGGCCGACGAACTGCGCCAGTACCTGCTCTACACCGTCGGCAAGACCGGCGGCCACTTCGGTGCCGGCCTGGGTGTGGTGGAACTGACCATTGCCCTGCACTACGTCTACGACACCCCGGACGACCGGCTGGTATGGGACGTGGGTCATCAGGCCTACCCGCACAAGATTCTCACCGGACGCCGCGAGCAGATGGGCAGCCTGCGCCAGAAGGACGGCGTCGCCGCCTTCCCGCGCCGCGTGGAGAGCCCGTACGACACATTCGGCGTCGGCCACTCCAGCACGTCCATCAGTGCCGCCCTGGGGATGGCCATCGCCGCCCGCATGCAGGGTTCCAATCGCAAGTCGATCGCGGTGATCGGCGACGGCGCGCTGACCGCCGGCATGGCCTTCGAGGCGCTCAACCATGCTTCGGACGTGCAGGCCGACATGCTGGTGATCCTCAACGACAACGACATGTCGATCTCGCGCAACGTCGGCGGCCTGTCCAACTACCTGGCGAAGATCCTCTCCAGCCGCACCTACGCAAGCATGCGCGAAGGCAGCAAGAAGGTGCTCTCGCGCCTGCCCGGCGCCTGGGAAATCGCCCGCCGCACCGAGGAATACGCCAAGGGCATGCTGGTACCCGGCACCCTGTTCGAGGAGCTCGGCTGGAACTACATCGGCCCCATCGACGGCCATGACCTGCCCACCCTGGTGGCCACCCTGCGCAACATGCGCGACCTCAAGGGCCCGCAGTTCCTCCACGTGGTGACCAAGAAGGGCAAGGGCTTCGCCCCGGCCGAGGTCGACCCCATCGGCTACCACGCCATCACCAAGCTGGACCCGATCAACACCTCGGCGGCACCGAAGAAAGCCAGCGGGCCCAAGTATTCCAGCGTCTTCGGCCAGTGGCTGTGCGACATGGCCGGGCAGGACCCGCGCCTGGTGGGCATCACCCCGGCGATGAAGGAAGGCTCGGACCTGGTGGCCTTCAGCGAACGCTTCCCCGATCGCTACTTCGACGTGGCCATCGCCGAGCAGCACGCCGTGACCCTGGCGGCCGGCATGGCCTGCGACGGCGCCAAGCCGGTGGTGGCGATCTACTCCACCTTCCTCCAGCGCGGCTATGACCAGCTGATCCACGACGTGGCGGTGCAGAACCTCGATGTGCTGTTCGCCATCGACCGCGCCGGCCTCGTCGGCGAAGACGGCCCGACCCACGCCGGCAGCTTCGACCTGTCCTACCTGCGCTGCATCCCCGGCATGCTGGTGATGACCCCCAGCGATGAAAACGAGCTGCGCCTGCTGCTGACCACCGGCTACCACTTCGAAGGCCCGGCGGCGGTGCGCTACCCCCGTGGCAGCGGCCCCAACGCGGCCATCGAGCGCGAGCTGGCGCCAGTGCAGATCGGCAAGGGCGTGGTGCGCCGCCAGGGCGCCAAGGTGGCCCTGCTGGTGTTCGGCGTGCAACTGGCCGAAGCCCTGCAGGTGGCCGAGGGCCTGGATGCCACGGTGGTCGACATGCGCTTCGTCAAACCCCTGGACGAAGCCCTGGTGCGCGAACTGGCCGGCAGCCACGACCTGCTGGTGACCATCGAGGAGAACAGCGTGATGGGTGGCGCCGGTGCCGCCGTCAGCGAGTTCCTCGCCCGCGAGAACCTGCAGAAACCGATCCTTCACCTGGGCCTGCCGGACTACTACGTCGAACACGCCAAGCC
- a CDS encoding type II toxin-antitoxin system HicB family antitoxin translates to MNSMSYRGYTARIEFDERDDIFVGRLLGVRDIISFQGQSVTELRGQFQVAVDDYLEDCAERGISPEKPASGKVMLRIRPEVHAAATIAAQAMGKSLNQWADEVFEQAARRATGEVAP, encoded by the coding sequence ATGAACAGCATGAGTTACAGGGGCTACACCGCACGCATCGAGTTCGACGAACGCGATGACATCTTCGTCGGCCGCCTGCTGGGTGTACGCGACATCATCAGTTTCCAGGGCCAGTCGGTGACGGAGCTACGCGGCCAGTTCCAGGTGGCGGTGGACGACTATCTGGAGGACTGCGCAGAGCGTGGTATCAGCCCGGAGAAACCGGCATCGGGCAAAGTGATGCTGCGCATCCGCCCCGAGGTGCATGCAGCGGCTACCATCGCCGCCCAGGCCATGGGCAAGAGCCTGAACCAGTGGGCGGACGAGGTATTCGAGCAAGCTGCCCGTCGCGCAACAGGCGAGGTCGCCCCGTAG
- a CDS encoding fimbrial protein encodes MAGDCTPTGGARQFEFPFSATFTSPDDNAPQRVLANAHAWNLGQNYPGSCTCSRPGVTYGSSFIYTTRTDLPAGYSAEVGGQTRQFYQVNRNIQVASEVWVAGQRNAYMPVPLSAVSNLMTVNRICSTTGITTTAFASGGMGRLHLMIDRPFIGEVVIPRTRLLDMVGAYEVAPTAAAQPMASVWMSGRVVVPQSCRLAPGQVTTIDFGQLNPGELPMPGQNPRRTVSRVFQVQCENIAQMVSIDLSLEGITHSSEPSALAVNERRDLAIVLRHDGRQLQPVPQNAKPGPEHIIPLTFDQGSQRGEFQLEAYPIKLTPILPPGTFNSQVTLKFDFR; translated from the coding sequence TTGGCCGGTGACTGCACGCCCACTGGCGGCGCCCGGCAGTTCGAGTTTCCCTTCAGCGCCACCTTCACCTCCCCGGACGACAACGCGCCCCAGCGGGTCCTGGCCAATGCCCATGCCTGGAACCTGGGGCAGAACTATCCGGGCTCCTGCACCTGTTCCAGGCCGGGCGTCACCTATGGTTCGTCTTTCATCTACACCACCCGCACGGACCTACCGGCCGGCTATTCGGCGGAGGTCGGCGGGCAGACCCGGCAGTTCTACCAGGTCAACCGCAATATCCAGGTGGCCTCCGAGGTCTGGGTCGCTGGCCAGAGGAATGCCTACATGCCGGTACCCCTCTCTGCCGTGAGCAACCTGATGACGGTCAACCGCATTTGCAGTACGACCGGCATCACGACGACTGCTTTCGCGTCCGGCGGCATGGGTCGGCTGCACCTGATGATCGACCGGCCCTTCATCGGTGAAGTGGTCATTCCCCGCACCCGCTTGCTCGACATGGTGGGCGCGTACGAGGTGGCGCCCACGGCCGCCGCCCAGCCCATGGCCAGCGTCTGGATGAGCGGCCGGGTGGTGGTGCCGCAGAGCTGCCGGCTGGCGCCGGGGCAGGTCACCACCATCGACTTCGGCCAGCTCAACCCGGGAGAGCTGCCGATGCCGGGGCAGAATCCCCGGCGCACGGTGTCCCGCGTATTCCAGGTGCAATGCGAGAACATCGCCCAGATGGTCTCCATCGACCTCAGCCTGGAGGGCATCACCCACTCCAGCGAACCTTCCGCCCTGGCGGTGAACGAGCGTCGTGACCTGGCGATCGTCCTTCGCCACGACGGCAGGCAGTTGCAGCCGGTGCCGCAGAACGCCAAGCCGGGGCCGGAGCACATCATTCCCCTGACCTTCGACCAGGGCAGCCAGCGTGGCGAGTTCCAGCTGGAGGCCTACCCCATCAAGCTGACTCCCATCCTGCCGCCCGGCACCTTCAACAGCCAGGTGACCCTGAAGTTCGACTTCCGCTGA